From Saccharothrix espanaensis DSM 44229, the proteins below share one genomic window:
- a CDS encoding Ppx/GppA phosphatase family protein, which translates to MPSGGTVAVLDVGCFSAHLVVVRDGALLDPLVSHKVRLRLDRAVDFSGRVSRDGVARIASAVRESQRLVRRSGVDTFLPFVTSVVRDATNADAVVAAVEARTGVELRRMSGRREAELSYLAARRWFGWSAGPLTVLDVGGGTVEIAVGDGAAPAFAHSLPLGARTLTREWERGGKPARDGLRAFGDTLARRIREAMPPDAVDRARTGRAVGCSKLFQQLARLAGARPQRDGPLVPRRLAAADLAGWVPRLAELPAADRARLPGISRHRAGQAVAGAVVARALMVATGHDVVDICPWSTKEGLLITLSEQPPRCAEGDACAVA; encoded by the coding sequence ATGCCATCGGGAGGCACAGTCGCGGTTCTCGACGTCGGATGCTTCAGCGCGCACCTGGTCGTCGTACGAGATGGTGCGCTGTTAGACCCACTCGTCTCGCACAAGGTGCGTCTCCGGCTGGACCGCGCGGTGGACTTCTCCGGACGGGTCAGTCGGGACGGGGTGGCCCGGATCGCCTCGGCCGTCCGCGAGTCGCAGCGGCTGGTGAGACGTAGCGGTGTGGACACGTTCCTGCCATTCGTCACGTCGGTGGTGCGCGACGCGACGAACGCGGACGCCGTCGTGGCGGCGGTGGAGGCACGTACGGGGGTGGAGTTGCGCAGGATGTCGGGCCGCCGGGAGGCCGAGCTGTCCTACCTGGCGGCGAGGCGCTGGTTCGGCTGGTCGGCCGGTCCGCTCACCGTGCTGGACGTGGGCGGCGGCACGGTGGAGATCGCGGTGGGCGACGGGGCGGCACCGGCGTTCGCGCATTCCCTCCCGCTGGGCGCACGCACCCTGACCCGTGAGTGGGAGCGCGGCGGCAAGCCCGCCCGCGACGGGCTGCGCGCGTTCGGCGACACCCTGGCGCGCAGGATCCGCGAGGCCATGCCGCCCGACGCGGTCGACAGGGCACGGACCGGTCGCGCGGTGGGCTGCTCGAAGCTGTTCCAGCAACTCGCCCGGCTCGCCGGTGCCCGACCCCAGCGCGACGGCCCGCTCGTGCCCCGCCGGCTGGCCGCCGCCGATCTGGCGGGGTGGGTGCCGCGCCTGGCGGAACTCCCGGCCGCCGACCGCGCTCGACTGCCCGGCATCTCCCGCCACCGGGCGGGCCAGGCGGTGGCGGGCGCCGTGGTCGCCCGAGCCCTGATGGTCGCCACCGGGCACGACGTCGTGGACATCTGCCCGTGGTCCACGAAAGAGGGCCTGCTCATCAC